Genomic DNA from Bifidobacterium sp. ESL0769:
TCGATCGTATAGCGGGCCAGCGTTGGGGCGTCATCGAGTGCGAGATGGCATTGCTGTTGAATCCACGCGTCGGCCTCGTAAGGAGTGCGCTCACGCGTCCAGGAATCTGTATAAATATTGCCGTTGCACGCATCGATAGTGTCAGCGCAAAGCTTCCAGACGACGTTCAGAGTTTGATCTGAAGAGCGGAAATCGGCGTCATTCGCGGTCTTTGGATAGACCAGCGCCGAAGCTTCGACTTCAAGCTGTCCTGAATTAAATAGTTTGGTCACATCCACATCGAAGGCATTCATGCCTTGAGATTCAAGGTTATCTTCGCCATCTCGCCCATGGACTTGGATATTCCATGAAGTTGGCTCAGCCATATCACAAGAATCGTGGTCATCGAGGTCAGCGCCAATACTGGCATGAAGCTCGACATAGCGGAACACACGCATCCCCCACGTCTCAAGCGCATCGTCGGCTCCGTTCCGGCTTTCATTGTTCCCCTCGCCTCTTTTGACATGCCAGCGATCTTCATAGACGTTGGAGGTGTCGAGATGATATTTGACAGTTCCGTCGTCATTGCGAACCTCGCCATATCTGATGTCCAATTCCAGCGATTTCAAGAAATGCGAACGCACCCGCACACCGCCGATTTGCACACTACCGAAATCAAGTACCACTCCCCCGTCCGGCAAAGCTGAAACGGCAACCGGATTCCGGTGACGCAGCTGCAATTTATCGGTCGGAGTCGGCTCAAGTCTTATGAAATCCGGCTTTTCAACGGCGTTGGACCATGCTGAATCGTCAAAACCGGGTTCATCGAAACCAAACGGATAATATCGCGAATCAATGTTTTCTGCCGGCGCCTCGAAATACTGTGTTCCTATCGAAGCGCTGTCTGGATAGACACGGGTGCCAAGCATCGTCTTCCAGCTGGAATCAGTAGTATAATGGCGCACTTCGCCATCGACAAATTCGACATCAAGCTGGGCTGCAAAACGTTGGTCTTCAAGCGTGTATGCAAGCACAGCAAGCGTATTGGCTCCGGAATGCAGCAAAGCCGTGACATCGTAGCCATCCACACGAGCTTCATCACCAATCGGGAACACAGGCCCACAGCCCACAAACGAACCGTTCGCCCACATCCGATAGATAAACTGCCGGGCTGGACGGGTTGAAGATCCCGTCGCATACAACGTCGCCCACAATATCGGCTTATCAAGCAACGTGATTTCGGTGCGCAGAAAAACCCAACCGCGCGAGTTTCCCGCATTTTCGGGAATTCCTGAAACATCGGCCCAAATCGGCGTCGCCCACCATCGCGAACCCGGCCATGCGCCGAAAGTTACAGGAGCAGCCCATTCAGAGTCGCCATCAATATCGGTGTCTAATTTTTCGGTACCATCTTTAAGATTGTTGGCATCCTTCGCATCCGGCTCAGACATGATATTCCGAGAAATCGTTCCAGTTTCGACAATTCTGGGCTTGTTTCGTGCACCAGCTTTCACAGATTCTACGGCGCCATGCCACAAACGAACCGATGCCCAATATCTCTGGCCCAGTTCCAACGGTACCTCAACCAAAGGAACGCCTTCGAAACCATCGTCAAGCACCTTGCCGCTATCCCAAATATCGCCAACACAAGCCGCAGCCTTTGCCGAAGTGCTTGCGACAACGATTTGATAGGCCACAACGTTACCGACGTCGGTGTTATCGCCGCTTTCTCGCCATCGAAGTACGGGAGCGGAATCGCAAGTCAAATCGACCGGATTTACCCTGTCGTTAATCAGAATTTGTATCACAAAATCACACTTCCTTGTGCAGATTCGGAATTTGCGTCAAATGCAGCAAGACTATTGAAAACGCCTTATACTCCAAAGGCTTACTATCAGTACCGAGGTATGCCATCATTGCCAAACCCGCTCATTGCCGGTAATCGCTCATCGACGAGAACAGGCCGGACATGCCGCCGCTGTTGCCGGCAGGCTTTTCGCTGTCTCCGGTGTAGAGCTCGATCAGTTTTTTGTCGCCGGACTCGCGGGCCAGCGCCTCAAAGAGCACATCCGCCTGCCAGCGCGCCGAAGCCCAGACGATATACCAGATGATGCCGGTGAACAGCAGGCCGGTGATGATCGGCGAACTCGCCATTCCCCAGAAGTAGCCGAAGACGGCAATGCCGCTGATCACGATCATATAGATTCGCCGCGCGGAAAGCAGCACACCATTTTTGACGACCGCATACCACTTTGCGTTCGGATATTCCACCACGAGCACGAGCGAAACCAGCAGTGATTGGATGAGGAAAATGATGCAGATGGAAAGGACCGGCACCATCAGGGCACCGAAACCAAGCTTCATCATGATCTGCATCGAATAGGAGAACGTGAAGATGAAGAACCCGTAAATCGCCCCCTGCACGATTGCGCGAGGCAGCAGACGGATAAAAGCCCGGAAATACGGGCGAATGCAGGCCGCGCTGTCATCCGGCGGAACATAAGGGCCGGCAATCCAGTCGGGCGGACGATAGCCTTCGTTCAACATACGAACTCGGCGCTTGCTGGCCCGCCCGAATAACGTCGGCTGGTCACGGAAAAGCGCGAAACCGGCGGCGATGCCAGGAGAACTTAGGACCAGTGCTAGGGTCAGAGCCGGGTAATAGTCCAGATTCTGAACCACCACCCAGATGGCAATCAGAGGAACAATGCCGACGAAAATGCACCATCCGGCCATCAGCAGGACATAGACGCTGTTGGCTATCAGGCCGAAAGCGTTACCAAGGTTGTGATTTTTGCCGTTGGACGTTGACGCCATCACGCACTTCCCTTCGTCTTGGGTTATGGAACGTTCCGGAATACCTCATTCGCAACGTCCTAATGGTTATCGCTTTGCAGTATTTATTATCGATATTTATGCAATAAATACGGCAATACGAAACCACTGAAATACAGAAATAATGACGAAAATCCGATGCGTGCCTCGCAATGACATCACTGCAAGCAACACACATCGGATTTTCACCTTTCACGAAACCGGCAAAATCAGCCCTTCATACCGGAGGTTGCGATGCCTTCGATGAACTGCTTCTGGCCGATGAGGAAAACGATGATGATTGGGAGCACCGAGATGACGGAGCCGGTCATGATCATCGCGTAATCCGCGTTGTACTGGGAGATGAACTGCTTCAAGCCGATCTGGATGGTCCACAGGTTTGCGGAGCGCAAGTAGATCAACGGGCCCATGTAGTCGTTCCAAGTGTTGGTGAACGTGATGATCGCCAACGCCGCGATGGACGGGCCGGAAAGCGGAAGCACGATCTTCCAGTAGATGCCGAACTCGCTCAGGCCGTCCAGACGAGCCGCTTCCGACAAGTCCTCGGGTATCGTGTCATAGAACTGTTTCATCATGAACACGCCGAACGCGCCGAACGCCTGCAGCAAGATGATTGACCAACGGGTGTCGGAAAGGCCGACGGCCGCAATCATCTTGAACTGCGGAATCATGTAGGCCTGCCACGGCACAGCCATTGTCGCGATGTAGACCAGGAACAGGGCGTTGTGGCCGCGGAACGGAATCTTCGAAAAGCCGTAGGCGGCGAACGAACCGGTGAAGACCTGCAGCGCGGTGACGATGATCGCGAAGAACAGGGTGTTCAAGATCCACGTGGTCATGTTGGACTTCGACCAGATGGCCAGGTAATTATGCCATTGCCACGCCGAGGGGAACCACTTGATCGGGACCGTATAAACTTCGTTGTTCGGCTTCAGGGACGAAAGCACCATCCAGAAGAACGGCAGCAAAGTGAACGCGGCCACCGCAATCATGGCGAGATAACCGACGATCGTGCCGATGATTTTAAGCGGGGATTTGGGTTTCTCGTTGAAGGGGATCTCGGGCGCCGCGGCACCGGCCTCAGCCAATTGAGGAGCTACTGCTTGCGTAGACATATTAGTTCTCCTTCGAATTGTTGTACCAGAACTGAATCAGCGTGACCACCATGCAAATGAACAGCAGCACCAGAGAAACTGCCGACGCATAGCCGTAATCGCCGTTGTCGAAAGCCACCGAGTAGATGTACTGGGCGAGCACTTCCGTGGTCGTTCCAGGCCCGCCATCGGTCATGATCAATGTCAGATCCAAGATCTTGAACGAACCGATGGTTAACGTGACCATGACGAAGAACAGCGTCGGGCGCATGCACGGCACGGTGACGTGCCAGAAGCGCTTCCAGCCGTTCGCACCATCCAACTCGGCCGCTTCATACAACTCGCTGGGAATCGTCTGCAGGCCGGCCAGCAGAAGAATCATGTAGTAGCCGACTTCGCGCCAGGTGCCGACGATGATGACCGCGGGCATTGCCCACTTGGTGGAACCGAGCCATCCGGGCACGTTGCCGTCGCCGACAAAAAGCTTCAGGAACTGGTTGATCGGGCCGGACTTCGGGTCGAAAAGCATGGCCCAGACCTGCGCCGCTGCCACCATGGAAGTGACATACGGCATGAACGCGACCGTGCGGAAGAAGCCGCGGCCTTTGAGTTTGGAGTTCAGCAAGACCGCCAGGCCGAAGGCGATTGCCAACGTCAACGGAATGTGGACCAGCGAATAGTAGAACGTGTGCCAAACGGTCTGCCAGAAGATGCGGTCGTGGATCAGACGCACCCAGTTGACCAGGCCGTTGAACACCGGCATACCGAACGCGGACCACTTGGTGAACGCGATGTAGAACAGCGAAAGCACCGGGACCAGCGTCAGCAGGATGAAGCCGATGAAGTTCGGCGAAATGAAGATCAACCCATTGCGAAGGTTACGATGCGAGATCGCCTTCGCATCCATCCTCCCGCCTTTTTGTCGTTGCGGTTCCGGCGGTTGGTCGTGTGCCTCGACGGCACCCGCCTCCCCTACCGCGGCGAGATCGGCACCCACCTCGGCAATATCCGAACTAGAAGAATCCGACATCGCTGCCTCCTCCTTGAATATGCAGCCAATGTGCGCAAGCCGCCGACCGCTTCGTCGAAGCAGGCTTGCCACATTTTATTATTTATTACTTATTATTATTTATTACTACTTTTCGATAATTCTTGCTATAAAAATTGAAGACCGACGAGCCCTTATCCGGCAACCAAACCTGCCAACCCGATACGGACCTGCCGGTCTCCTTGTTTAATACAGCTCAGACTCAGTTGCTGCTGAGCACGCCTTGGTTCTTGACATCCTGCTGGCACTGGTTGATGGCCGCATCGGGCTTCGAGGTGCCGGTAAGTATCGAGGAGTTCATGGTCTTGAGCAAGGTCTGAACCGTATCGGTGGCGTCGCTGACAGGAGCTTCGAGCTTCATGTCGAACTTCGACCAGGCATCCTTGGATTCTTGATCGGTGGCCATGCCATCGGCCGCGAAGAAGTCCTTGGTGACCTTGTCGTTGATGTAGGCAGGGGTCGTGGTGAGCTTGGCGAGCACATCCGCGCCGCCTTCGCCGACGGCCCATTCAACGAACTTCTTGGCCGCCGCGGCCTTCTGACCGGTGGACTTGGCCGAAACCATCAGACCGGTCGGGCTGCCGAAGGTGACCGGGGTGGAAGGAATCTTCTTGCTCGGGTTCTGCGGAACCGGAGCCATGCCCCAATCGAACTTCTGCGCATCGCCGGTCTTCTGCTGGCTCAGGAACGAAGCGGCATACCACGTGCCCATCGGCATCATGGCAGCCTTCTGTGTGCCGAACTGTGCCTGATACTGCACCTTGTTGGTGAAGGACGTGTTGTAATTGATGGTCAACTTGTCATCCTGCCACTTCAACGCGCGCTGATAATAAGGCTTCATATAGCCGAAATCGCCCTTGAGGTAGGTCTTCTCGGCGGGCTGGCCGTTCTGGGCAAGTGCGAAGGACTGAACCAGGGACTGCCAGTTGTGCTGGTACATCGGGTAGACGGAATTGGCGTCATAGCCGGCAGCGGGGAGCTTCTTCTTCAGCTCTTCGCCGGCCTTGGTGTAATCATTCCACGTCCAGGTGGCATCGGGGGTCTTGACCCCGGCCTTCTTGAACATGTCCTTGTTATAGAAGAGAACCCAGTGATCGGCGCGGTACGGCAGCGCGTAATATTTGCCGTCCTTGGTCTTGTACATCGAATCGTCGAAGCCCTTGTGATCGGCGTACTTCTTGGCGATATCGCTGACATCGGCCAAACCGCCGGACTTGGCGTACGTATCGTACTTCACGGTGTTCTTCAGCGGGAAGACGTCGGGCTGCGCACCGGCGGAGATATCGGCGGTAAGCTGCTTGTCGTAATCGTCTGCGCTGTATTCCTTGAGCTTGATTGTTACGTTCGGATATTCCGCTTCGAAACCGTCGACAAGCTTCTGGAACTCGGGGGTCATCTTCAGCGACCAACCACCCATGGTGATTTCGGTTTTCGCGTTCTTATCAAATGCATTGGCATCAGAGGCACCGCTCTTTTGCGCGCCGCCACCGCCACCGCAGCCCGCGAGAAGCATTGCGAGTGCGGAGACCGCCGCCAAGGCGCCTACTGGACGTGAGACTTTCATATTCAAATCCTTTCTTCAAGGCTTCCTCGCCTATCACAAAAGACTAACGTTCTACATTGGTGTAGCTCGCTTTGTCCTTCATTTTTGAGAGTACACAAATGGCAACAAGGAAATTGTTTGTTGCCATTATTTGTCAGATTAGACTAGATAATATTACTAAATATTTATCTGCGAAAGCTTGAAAATCCGCCGATACGTTGGTTTTAAGCTTTGAGCTTGCCCTGCTTTTCTCCACAATCGGACGTCAAGCGCTGCTAGGCTCGAAGGGAGGGGATGGCAACAGCATTCGTGTTTGGTACCACGGAAGCGGATTCATCCAAACCGATAATTTCTCCCTTTAAACAGGGCAAACGAAGCATCGGACAGATAGCAAAGGAGTGTCAGCCCATGGCAGTAATCGACGACGGAACATCACCACAACAGAATCCAGTTATTGGCTTACATCCGATCGAGCCATCTACACAACAAAATCAGGTAATTGGGTTACCCACGACCGACCCATCACTGCAACAAAACACGCAAGGCTATCTTTCGCCGGTGACCCATGAACCAAAGCAATTGTGGACGGCGACCAGCGGGGATTTGACCCAACGCCGGGAACGTCTTGAGACGCCCGTGCCCATAGCCGAATCGGGCAATGCGACCACCGTAGTCATCGACCCGACCCGGCAGTATCAGCTTTGGGAAGGAGCCGGCGCGGCCATCACCGATTCCAGCGCTTCTCTTCTGATGAACAGCATGAACGCCGAACAGCGCCACGCCATCCTCGAAGAGATGTTCAGCCCCGAGCAGGGTGGCTTCTCGTCGGTGCGCATTTCCATCGGTTCCTGCGATTTCGTAAGCCAAAAGTATTACAGTTACGACGACTTGCCGGAGGGCATCGGCACGGACCCGAACCTTGATTACTTCTCCATCGGCACGGGCGCTCCCGGCGCTCCGGATGCCACCAAAGATCTCAAGAACATCATTCCCGTGTTGCAGGAAATCATGGCCATCAACCCTGCCGTCAAGGTGATGGCTTCGCCGTGGAGTCCGCCGGCATGGATGAAAACCAACCGCAAATTCGAAGGCGATGGCAGGCTGCGGCTCGGCGAATACTGCGGCAACGGCTATCGTCGGCAGGACACGGTGGATTTCGTTTACGCTCAATATTTCGTCAAATTCATCGAAGCCTATGCCAGCTATGGCATTCCGATCACCTCGGTGACCATGCAGAATGAACCGAGCAACTCGCCGCAGTGGCCCATGGCCATCTGGACGCCCGAGGAGCTGGCAAAATGGGGCAGCGAATATCTGCGGCCCTGCCTCGACGCCACGTTCCCGGACGTCGAGATCTACTTCGGTGACGACGGCCTGCGCTTCTTCCAGCGCCCGGTGAGCGACTACATGACATTGGCCGAGGCTCAGGCGTTCGCGGGCGTCGCTTTCCACACTTACTCAGGCCTGCCCAAGTGGGTGCTCAACGGCACACGCCAGTTCCCGGGATGGAAAGCCGCAATGAGCGAGCGCCGCTGCATGCTTGACGAGACGGTTGACGAGGCCAGCCACGTGATGTTCGGCGAAATCGGCACCGGCCTGGTGCGCAACAACGTCGGGCTCATCAACCTGTGGAACATCGCGCTGGACGAGCAGGGTTTCCCGAGCTACGCCAGGACGCGTGGCCGCCGCGGGGTCATCACCATCGATTCGAAAACTGGCAAGGTCAAGCGCAACCTCGAGTACTTCATGCTGCGCAACTTCGGCCAGGACGTGTGCCCCGGTTCCCGGCGCGTGGCCTCCACCAACCACACCCCCGACGGACGGCACGGCGGCTTGGGCTCGGTCGCGTTCATCGAGCCGAACGGACGCGGCTTTGCTGGCTTCCTTTACAATCCGACCGAAGAACCGATTGAGGCGGCAGTCACCTTCGCCGGAGAAGGCGCCGCCTGGCGTCACGTCACCGTTCCCGCCTACGGCACCGTGACTTTCCATTTGTCCGATTCGCCGATCAACACCAGCTCGGTGCCCGCAGATGACGATTTCAAGATCACCTACACCCCTCACCCCGCCGATGACCACGACGAGCGCATTTTCTAATCGCTAAGTCACCGCTAAACGACCGCAAAGCGCCACCTCCCAATCTAAAGGAAGTCGGCGCTTTGTTTTAAATCGTTCCTAGTCGTTACTAACGTATTTATACGTTAGTAACGAGAAGAACTTTTGTCAAATTTTCAACATATTTCTGTAAATGTAAGATGATTTATTATATCAGTAAGATATATAAAGTATTTATACTTTATATATATCTTAATTATTTGTCAAATAATTTGCGTGTTGCCAACATTATTTTGATTTATTCATGTCTTTAAGACTGATTGATAAAGTACTTGTACTTTATCAATATACTAATCGTTTGTCAAATTATGGCGTGTGGGATAGTATTGAAGAATGGTTGCGCAATACGTTTTTTATAAAAAGAAAAACAGCAAGGAAGTATCCGACGCTGTGAAGGAAGAGAGCGCCGCTTTCAATAACGTATTGAGCTTTTCCGCAATCAAAACAATTTACAATAACCTTCAGAAACGTCAGTTCTTACTTCAAAAGGTATCTTTTGCGGGATTCAGGGATTATCTAGTCTCCCCCGAAGCGAATCTGTTCGAGGAATTGCGAATATCCAAGAAAGACAAAGAGGCCGACACCGTCAGGCTGATTCCCAGAAACGAACCAGTTTCTCCGTACGCCATAGCACTCTCGCTTTCCGGACGCACGTATATCTCCCATTATTCGGCTCTGTATCTCAATGATCTGACCTTGAATGTTCCTAAACCCATCTATGTCAAAAAGAAAAGGACGAAAGCCAAAGTATCCGAGCGAAACACGGAGCTGTCGCAATCTCAAATAGACAAGGCATTTTCGACTCCGGCAAGAATGACCAACAACATATACACATTCGAATACGACGGCAGACCGTATGAAGTCTACTTGCTGGATCAATCCGCAACCGTAGATAAAGGCCTTACCGAGATGCAAGTGCCGAACGCCCCTTCAGAAATTTCCGTAAGCGGCGTGGAAAAGACACTTGTCGAATGCACCGTGAAACCGGACTATTCAGGCGGCGCGCAAGAGGTACTGGAAGCTTTCGCGAGAGCCAAGGGCGAGCTAAAAGTACTCAGAATGATGCAATTGCTCGACAACGGCCAATACCTGTTCCCGTATGGAAAGAACATACTTTTTTACATGGATAGGGCAGGCTATTCGGAACAGCAGAAAAATCTTGTTGCCAGCAGATTGGATCCAGACAAGAAAAAATTCAACATGTATCTGCAAAAGAATATGCGCGACAAGCTGTTCGACTCCGACATTGGGGTCTATTATCCGAAAGGACTAGGTGCTGCATGACGACTGAGGAACTGACCAACCAGGAAATCATCGCGAAGGCCCTGTCCGCCTTGTTCTCGATAGACGAGTTTGCCGGCAGAATCGCTTTGCACGGCGGGCAAGCGCTGATTGCGCACAATATCAGTCATCGTGCGTCTCAGGACATCGATCTTTACGTTGAAGAAAATTCGATTACTGAGCAGGAAAGAACACTCATAGAAGAGGCGCTGAAGGAACAATTCAATGATTCCAGTATGGAGGTCAGAAACACCAAACTGGACCATCTGCCTAGTAAAACAGAGCCGAAAAGACTCGCAAGAATCGTCGTCAGAGTCGCCGATAAAACCGACTCAACCAACAAAAACCGACGAGCACCCGTCCGTCATTTCGGGGACACGAGAAGTCTCAAGATAGAAATTTCCCTCAACAATAGAATGTTTTGCCTGGACAAAATCAACTCCGATGGCGTTGAAATAGCGGTCTCGTCTCTGGTCAGAATAATTTACGAAAAAATGCTGTCATTGTGCCAGAACGCGCCAAGTTATCTGAAAACGAATTCTCGTGAATCCAACACCGGAAAAGGGCTGAGAGCCAAGGATCTCTTCGACATGTCATCGATTCTTCGTTCAAGGCCCGAAACAGGAACCGAGATAATCCAAGCCAATCAGATCATCTTCTTGAAAACGATGATGAAAGATATCGATGTGACTAAGAATGATTTTCTAACGTTAAAGCAAGATCTCGATGATTACAGCGAGCGATACAACGAAGAATACAACAATATGAGCAGAGACCAAGTTCCGCTTGACGAGCGCATTGACTTCACAGATGCAAAAGCTTGCGTGCTGGAAGCGCTTAATGCAATATTGGGAGTAATTTAGCCACTACTAGTTAAAGCGAAGTGCCGCCTTCCTCTATCCAGGGAAGGCGGCACTTCGTCATATTCGCTCTAAAAAAGCACCCTTAGTCAGAGTGATGGGACGGTATATGTGTTGTTCTGGCGTAACCTTGCCCGAACGGACTCGAGTCTTTTATCTTTTTATTCGCTTCAAAAAAGCACCATTAGTCAGAGCGATGGGGACGGATATATGCGTTGCTCGACCGTAAAGACTCGGCCTGAGCGGCCCGGAGCGTGTCGAGCAATGTATATATTCGTCCCCATCGCGGCAGTCACTAAGAAAAATCACTCACCACTCGTGCATCGTGCCGTCCAGCAGCCTGTCAACCGGCAGCGGAGCCGGCTGGTACGGGTACTTGGCGGCAAGCTTCTCATCGAAGTCGACGCCGAGGCCCGGCTTGTTGCCCGGGTGCAGATAGCCATCCTTGAACGTGTACGAAGTATGGAAGACCTCGAGCGTCTCGTCGCTGTGCTTCATGTACTCCTGGATGCCGAAGTTCGGGATCGCGAGGTCAAGGTGCAGGTTCGCGGCCATGCCGACCGGCGAGACGTCGGTGGGGCCGTGGAATCCGGACTTGACGCCGAAGAGCTCGGCGAAGGCCATGAGCTTCTTCATGTGGGTGAGGCCACCGGTGTGGGTGACGGCCGAACGCACGTAGTCGATGAGCTGCTCCTCGATCAGGGTGATGTAGTCGGTCCAGGAGTTGATGATCTCGCCGATGGCGATTGGGGTGGTGGTGTGCTCGCGCACCAGGCGCAGGAACTGCTGGTTGTCCTCCGCAGGAGTGGTGTCCTCCATCCAGAAGAGGTCGTAGGGCTCGAGCGCCTTGCCGAAGCGGGCAGCCTCGATCGGGCGCAGACGGTGGTGGGAATCGTGCAGCAGGATGAGATCCTTGCCGTACTTGTTGCGCACCTCCTCGAAAACGCCGGGGATAGTGTTGAGGTAGGTGCGGGCATCCCAGACCTCCTCGACCGGAACGCTGGTGCGGCGCGCTGGCTCGTAGTCGTAACGCATACCCTTCTCGCCCTCACCGGTCTGCGCGTTGGCCGAAGCCGCGACACCGTAGGTGGAAGGAATGCCAGGCAGCGCATACTGAATACGCGTGGCCTTGAAGCCCATGTCTCGATACATATCAATCGAATCGAACAGGCTTGGCAAATCGGTGCCGGAGGCGTGCGCGTAGGTCAGGATGCCCTTGCGGGACGCGCCACCGAGCAGGTCGTAGACAGGAACGCCGAGCTTCTTGCCCTTGATGTCCCAGAGCGCCACGTCGACTGCGCTGATGGCGGCCATCGTCACCGGCCCGCGCTTCCAATAGGCACCCTTGTAGAGGTACTGCCACATGTCTTCGATGTTGTCCTCGTTCTTGCCGATGAGGGCGGGGGTGATGGTCTTCAGGTATTCCGCGGCGACCAGCTCACGTCCGTTGAGCGTCGCATCGCCCAAACCGACAATGCCGTCCGTCGTAGTGAGTTTGAGGACGACGAAATTGCGCCCCGGGCTCGTAACGAATACTTCGGCCTTTTCGATAGCCATATCGATTCCTTTCTATTGCGCAACTTGCGGCTTCCTTAACCGTGCGTTGCTGTTTACTTCCATTTAAATTTTGATAACCAAACCGTTTGTGCTGATATCGGCTCAACGCGACCAACCAGCTCCAGCCAATCCAATCGGTACAATCCGACCAACCAGCTCAACCGCCCCAAACCAAATCCCGCCAATTCACGACATCAGATGAGCCGCGGCAGCCCCAGTCACCTCGTCCATCTGATTGGCCACCTCATCGACGAACGCCGAAGAGCCGCC
This window encodes:
- a CDS encoding alpha-L-rhamnosidase N-terminal domain-containing protein is translated as MIQILINDRVNPVDLTCDSAPVLRWRESGDNTDVGNVVAYQIVVASTSAKAAACVGDIWDSGKVLDDGFEGVPLVEVPLELGQRYWASVRLWHGAVESVKAGARNKPRIVETGTISRNIMSEPDAKDANNLKDGTEKLDTDIDGDSEWAAPVTFGAWPGSRWWATPIWADVSGIPENAGNSRGWVFLRTEITLLDKPILWATLYATGSSTRPARQFIYRMWANGSFVGCGPVFPIGDEARVDGYDVTALLHSGANTLAVLAYTLEDQRFAAQLDVEFVDGEVRHYTTDSSWKTMLGTRVYPDSASIGTQYFEAPAENIDSRYYPFGFDEPGFDDSAWSNAVEKPDFIRLEPTPTDKLQLRHRNPVAVSALPDGGVVLDFGSVQIGGVRVRSHFLKSLELDIRYGEVRNDDGTVKYHLDTSNVYEDRWHVKRGEGNNESRNGADDALETWGMRVFRYVELHASIGADLDDHDSCDMAEPTSWNIQVHGRDGEDNLESQGMNAFDVDVTKLFNSGQLEVEASALVYPKTANDADFRSSDQTLNVVWKLCADTIDACNGNIYTDSWTRERTPYEADAWIQQQCHLALDDAPTLARYTIDYLIANRTWPTEWPMYLILAVYDWWMHTGEDSQVRAQYERLKTLLPQRFFNDDFGLIVKDPGESSHRDGDLVDWPQSERDGFVFGRVNTVVNALASQAYADMAQLARLVGEDDDAKLFDTRSKRIRKAINTWLYDETQGAYCDGLIDVLSTDKDVSDNGGMEALRIKHCSLHASAFALAFGQIPEERLPRVADYLRSRGMVCSVYVAAVYLEGLYRAGYGADANALIAEPEGQRTWSNMLHAQGGGTMEAWDPGLKPNLTYSHPWAASPVYLLPQGLLGIRPIEPGYRTFLVMPQLGDVQEAEVKVPVRAGSIAVRCQEAGSGMISTGIDFADSSEPSENSAAGKGCPQLESDVSYKTGRHNGPAQGEDCLQLEIDVPPNCSALVVLPLLRGGSLGMVLVDHKPCDAEQITEPRFIAGVRCPPNSWLLPPLESGHHVVRSLALPD
- a CDS encoding carbohydrate ABC transporter permease, coding for MSTQAVAPQLAEAGAAAPEIPFNEKPKSPLKIIGTIVGYLAMIAVAAFTLLPFFWMVLSSLKPNNEVYTVPIKWFPSAWQWHNYLAIWSKSNMTTWILNTLFFAIIVTALQVFTGSFAAYGFSKIPFRGHNALFLVYIATMAVPWQAYMIPQFKMIAAVGLSDTRWSIILLQAFGAFGVFMMKQFYDTIPEDLSEAARLDGLSEFGIYWKIVLPLSGPSIAALAIITFTNTWNDYMGPLIYLRSANLWTIQIGLKQFISQYNADYAMIMTGSVISVLPIIIVFLIGQKQFIEGIATSGMKG
- a CDS encoding sugar ABC transporter permease; translation: MSDSSSSDIAEVGADLAAVGEAGAVEAHDQPPEPQRQKGGRMDAKAISHRNLRNGLIFISPNFIGFILLTLVPVLSLFYIAFTKWSAFGMPVFNGLVNWVRLIHDRIFWQTVWHTFYYSLVHIPLTLAIAFGLAVLLNSKLKGRGFFRTVAFMPYVTSMVAAAQVWAMLFDPKSGPINQFLKLFVGDGNVPGWLGSTKWAMPAVIIVGTWREVGYYMILLLAGLQTIPSELYEAAELDGANGWKRFWHVTVPCMRPTLFFVMVTLTIGSFKILDLTLIMTDGGPGTTTEVLAQYIYSVAFDNGDYGYASAVSLVLLFICMVVTLIQFWYNNSKEN
- a CDS encoding extracellular solute-binding protein; amino-acid sequence: MKVSRPVGALAAVSALAMLLAGCGGGGGAQKSGASDANAFDKNAKTEITMGGWSLKMTPEFQKLVDGFEAEYPNVTIKLKEYSADDYDKQLTADISAGAQPDVFPLKNTVKYDTYAKSGGLADVSDIAKKYADHKGFDDSMYKTKDGKYYALPYRADHWVLFYNKDMFKKAGVKTPDATWTWNDYTKAGEELKKKLPAAGYDANSVYPMYQHNWQSLVQSFALAQNGQPAEKTYLKGDFGYMKPYYQRALKWQDDKLTINYNTSFTNKVQYQAQFGTQKAAMMPMGTWYAASFLSQQKTGDAQKFDWGMAPVPQNPSKKIPSTPVTFGSPTGLMVSAKSTGQKAAAAKKFVEWAVGEGGADVLAKLTTTPAYINDKVTKDFFAADGMATDQESKDAWSKFDMKLEAPVSDATDTVQTLLKTMNSSILTGTSKPDAAINQCQQDVKNQGVLSSN
- a CDS encoding glycosyl hydrolase family 30 — translated: MAVIDDGTSPQQNPVIGLHPIEPSTQQNQVIGLPTTDPSLQQNTQGYLSPVTHEPKQLWTATSGDLTQRRERLETPVPIAESGNATTVVIDPTRQYQLWEGAGAAITDSSASLLMNSMNAEQRHAILEEMFSPEQGGFSSVRISIGSCDFVSQKYYSYDDLPEGIGTDPNLDYFSIGTGAPGAPDATKDLKNIIPVLQEIMAINPAVKVMASPWSPPAWMKTNRKFEGDGRLRLGEYCGNGYRRQDTVDFVYAQYFVKFIEAYASYGIPITSVTMQNEPSNSPQWPMAIWTPEELAKWGSEYLRPCLDATFPDVEIYFGDDGLRFFQRPVSDYMTLAEAQAFAGVAFHTYSGLPKWVLNGTRQFPGWKAAMSERRCMLDETVDEASHVMFGEIGTGLVRNNVGLINLWNIALDEQGFPSYARTRGRRGVITIDSKTGKVKRNLEYFMLRNFGQDVCPGSRRVASTNHTPDGRHGGLGSVAFIEPNGRGFAGFLYNPTEEPIEAAVTFAGEGAAWRHVTVPAYGTVTFHLSDSPINTSSVPADDDFKITYTPHPADDHDERIF
- a CDS encoding nucleotidyl transferase AbiEii/AbiGii toxin family protein translates to MTTEELTNQEIIAKALSALFSIDEFAGRIALHGGQALIAHNISHRASQDIDLYVEENSITEQERTLIEEALKEQFNDSSMEVRNTKLDHLPSKTEPKRLARIVVRVADKTDSTNKNRRAPVRHFGDTRSLKIEISLNNRMFCLDKINSDGVEIAVSSLVRIIYEKMLSLCQNAPSYLKTNSRESNTGKGLRAKDLFDMSSILRSRPETGTEIIQANQIIFLKTMMKDIDVTKNDFLTLKQDLDDYSERYNEEYNNMSRDQVPLDERIDFTDAKACVLEALNAILGVI